One Mycoavidus sp. B2-EB genomic region harbors:
- the ychF gene encoding redox-regulated ATPase YchF, translated as MSLKCGIVGLPNVGKSTLFNALTKAGIAAENYPFCTIEANVGIVEVPDERLAALANIVKPERTVPAIVEFVDIAGLVAGASKGEGLGNKFLANIRETDAIAHVVRCFDDPNVVHVAGQINPLADIEVINTELALADLGTVEKALSRYSKAAKSGSDKEAAKYVSLLEKVQKQLDAVKPVRALDLSDDEHVLLKTLCLITAKPTMYIANVKEDGFAHNPLFDMVKHHAESEKAPVVAVCAAIEAEISELPDEDKTLFLADMGMDEPGLNRVIRAGFKLLGLQTYFTAGVKEVRAWTIRIGDTAPQAAGVIHTDFERGFIRAQTISFSDFIAYKGEQGAKEAGKMRAEGKDYKVQDGDVMNFLFNV; from the coding sequence ATGAGTCTCAAATGCGGCATCGTTGGTCTGCCTAACGTTGGCAAATCAACTCTTTTTAACGCCCTGACCAAAGCCGGCATTGCCGCTGAAAACTACCCATTTTGCACAATCGAAGCCAACGTGGGAATCGTCGAAGTACCCGATGAACGCCTGGCTGCTCTCGCCAATATTGTCAAACCAGAGCGTACCGTACCAGCGATTGTTGAATTTGTGGATATTGCAGGCTTAGTTGCAGGTGCCTCAAAGGGTGAAGGACTCGGCAATAAATTTCTCGCTAATATTCGTGAGACCGACGCTATCGCCCATGTTGTGCGCTGCTTTGATGACCCGAATGTGGTGCATGTGGCCGGTCAAATTAATCCCCTAGCGGATATTGAAGTGATTAATACTGAGCTTGCGCTAGCAGACTTAGGCACAGTTGAAAAAGCGTTATCACGTTATTCAAAAGCGGCAAAATCAGGGAGCGATAAGGAAGCCGCAAAATATGTCTCTTTGCTCGAGAAAGTGCAAAAACAGCTAGATGCCGTAAAACCTGTGCGCGCACTTGATTTATCGGACGATGAACACGTCTTACTCAAAACCTTATGCCTAATCACAGCCAAACCAACGATGTATATCGCCAATGTGAAAGAGGATGGCTTTGCTCACAATCCCTTGTTTGACATGGTCAAACACCATGCGGAATCAGAAAAAGCGCCCGTCGTTGCCGTATGTGCGGCAATTGAAGCAGAAATTTCTGAGCTACCTGACGAAGATAAAACCCTCTTCTTAGCCGATATGGGAATGGATGAACCAGGACTCAACCGCGTGATTCGCGCAGGCTTCAAACTACTTGGATTACAAACCTATTTCACAGCAGGCGTTAAAGAGGTACGTGCTTGGACCATTCGTATAGGGGATACCGCACCTCAAGCAGCCGGAGTGATCCACACTGATTTTGAGCGCGGATTCATTCGGGCGCAAACGATCTCGTTTAGCGATTTCATTGCGTATAAGGGCGAGCAAGGCGCAAAAGAAGCGGGCAAAATGCGCGCTGAAGGGAAAGATTACAAGGTGCAGGATGGGGATGTAATGAATTTTTTGTTTAATGTTTAG
- a CDS encoding UbiH/UbiF family hydroxylase: MIESQSFQIVVVGGGLVGKTAALACAQLGLRVALLAPTVRVQTALNSRVYALSASAQVLFEQLRIWQALDPACLTPVYDMRIYGDALAELHFSAFQAHVPQLAWIIDASLLESALDVALRFQPNLVWLDRRAHDLSVLSERALLELDDGQVLKTQLVVGADGAQSWVRTQMGVKLERRDYQQMGIVANFKLEQPHRETAYQWFHKGEIMALLPLPENHASLVWSAHEQHAQALLALDEMAFAAELEAVVGNRFSALKCVSQRQSFPLSLQKVARLIAPRVALVGDAAHLIHPLAGQGMNLGLRDVAELAQVLAGKEPLRDLGDMMLLRRYERSRREDIQKLSLATDGLHRLFSWQGGFVRGIRNAGLTLLNQQSFIKRKLVASALGL, from the coding sequence ATGATCGAATCTCAAAGTTTTCAGATAGTTGTAGTGGGGGGAGGGCTGGTTGGCAAAACCGCAGCTCTTGCATGTGCGCAATTGGGGTTGCGGGTGGCTTTGCTTGCTCCGACAGTGAGGGTGCAGACGGCTTTGAATTCCCGTGTGTATGCGCTTTCTGCAAGTGCTCAAGTCTTATTTGAGCAATTACGGATCTGGCAGGCCCTTGATCCTGCATGCTTAACTCCGGTCTATGATATGCGCATCTATGGTGATGCGTTGGCCGAATTGCACTTTTCCGCTTTTCAGGCGCATGTGCCGCAGTTGGCATGGATTATTGATGCCTCGTTGCTTGAGTCGGCATTGGATGTGGCGCTACGGTTTCAGCCGAATTTGGTTTGGCTAGATAGGCGCGCGCATGACTTATCCGTTTTGTCTGAACGAGCTTTGCTTGAATTGGATGATGGCCAAGTGCTGAAAACTCAGCTGGTGGTTGGCGCGGATGGGGCCCAGTCGTGGGTGCGTACTCAAATGGGGGTGAAACTTGAGCGGCGCGATTATCAGCAAATGGGTATCGTGGCTAACTTTAAGCTTGAGCAGCCTCACCGTGAAACGGCCTATCAATGGTTTCATAAAGGTGAAATTATGGCTTTATTGCCCTTGCCGGAAAATCATGCATCGCTTGTATGGTCGGCGCATGAGCAGCATGCGCAAGCCTTGCTGGCACTGGATGAAATGGCTTTCGCGGCGGAGCTTGAAGCGGTTGTCGGAAATCGGTTTAGTGCGCTTAAATGTGTGTCTCAAAGACAAAGCTTTCCGCTCAGTTTGCAAAAGGTTGCACGCTTGATCGCGCCGCGGGTTGCGTTAGTCGGGGATGCTGCGCATTTGATTCATCCTCTGGCGGGTCAGGGGATGAATCTTGGTTTACGTGATGTGGCGGAATTAGCTCAGGTTCTCGCGGGCAAAGAGCCATTGCGGGATTTGGGCGACATGATGCTACTACGACGTTATGAGCGTTCTCGGCGCGAGGACATTCAGAAATTGTCACTCGCAACAGATGGCTTGCATCGGCTTTTTTCATGGCAAGGTGGGTTTGTGCGCGGAATCCGCAATGCAGGCCTGACGTTACTGAACCAGCAATCTTTTATTAAGCGTAAATTGGTTGCTTCTGCACTGGGTTTATGA
- a CDS encoding M61 family metallopeptidase, with amino-acid sequence MKPIHYTIIPKHPAAHLFEVTLTVFDPDPAGQRFMLPVWIPGSYKVREFARHIVRVKAHSVATGRQVPLQKIDKHNWQAAPLKGALILTYEVYAWEMSVRAAYLDDTMGFFNGTSVFFAVLGQQAAPCQVEIKPPFGAMYQNWRVATALTEAAATRRHGFGEYSAANYDELIDHPVMLGEFALACFNAHQVAHEVVIAGRVPALDLARLTQDLKRICETQIGFFEPETKCAPFKRYVFMTMALTDGFGGLEHRASSALICKRSDLPASGCVLGKITEGYRTYLSLCSHEYFHSWNVKRIKPATFAPYDLAHENYTTLLWLFEGFTSYYDDLMLVRSGLITLQDYFALLGKTLARVLRGSGRFKQSVAESSFDAWTKYYMQDENASNAIVSYYQKGALIALAFDLAIRAQTESTRSLDDVMRLLWQRYGSDFYQHKPVGIADDEVEALLHEATGVDLSELYQEAVYGTNDLPLAELFEPFEVTLEADTANNLPSIGMRVREGGWVEVVYEGGAAQRAGLSAGDKLVALDGLRVGGRNLDALLARYQTADQFEVHIFRRDELRCVQLTLDPPEVASYRLHASESRSEACKLRAAWLSG; translated from the coding sequence ATGAAACCAATTCACTATACGATTATTCCTAAGCATCCCGCCGCACATCTTTTTGAAGTGACGCTCACGGTGTTTGACCCTGACCCAGCCGGGCAACGTTTTATGCTGCCTGTGTGGATTCCGGGCAGTTATAAGGTGCGTGAATTCGCGCGCCATATCGTGAGAGTAAAGGCACATTCGGTCGCCACCGGACGCCAGGTTCCGCTGCAAAAAATAGATAAGCATAACTGGCAAGCAGCGCCGTTGAAAGGGGCGTTGATCCTGACTTATGAGGTGTATGCGTGGGAGATGTCGGTACGTGCTGCTTATCTTGACGACACAATGGGTTTTTTTAATGGCACCAGTGTTTTTTTTGCTGTGCTTGGCCAGCAAGCTGCGCCTTGTCAGGTTGAGATAAAACCGCCATTTGGCGCAATGTATCAAAATTGGCGGGTGGCGACTGCATTGACTGAAGCTGCCGCCACCCGCCGCCATGGTTTTGGTGAGTATAGCGCAGCTAACTACGATGAATTGATCGATCATCCCGTCATGTTGGGTGAGTTTGCGCTGGCGTGTTTTAACGCGCATCAGGTAGCGCATGAAGTGGTGATTGCAGGAAGAGTTCCAGCGCTGGATTTGGCGCGTTTAACGCAAGATTTGAAGCGTATCTGCGAAACCCAGATCGGGTTTTTTGAACCAGAAACAAAATGTGCGCCATTTAAGCGCTATGTGTTTATGACCATGGCGCTAACAGACGGGTTCGGCGGCCTTGAGCATCGCGCCTCATCCGCTTTGATTTGTAAGCGTAGTGATTTGCCCGCTAGCGGGTGCGTGCTAGGCAAGATAACAGAGGGGTATCGCACTTACCTGAGTTTGTGTAGTCACGAATATTTTCATAGTTGGAATGTTAAACGGATCAAGCCGGCTACATTTGCACCCTATGATCTGGCACATGAAAATTACACGACATTACTCTGGTTATTTGAAGGCTTCACTTCTTATTATGATGATCTGATGCTGGTGCGCAGTGGGCTCATCACCCTGCAGGATTATTTTGCGCTGCTCGGTAAAACATTGGCAAGAGTATTGCGCGGTAGTGGTCGGTTTAAGCAAAGCGTGGCAGAGAGCTCATTCGATGCTTGGACTAAATATTATATGCAAGACGAGAATGCATCCAATGCAATTGTAAGTTACTACCAAAAAGGGGCGTTGATTGCATTGGCTTTTGATCTTGCCATCCGAGCCCAGACTGAATCTACTCGATCGTTGGATGATGTGATGCGGTTGCTATGGCAGCGCTATGGCAGCGATTTTTATCAGCACAAACCGGTGGGCATTGCGGACGATGAAGTTGAGGCTTTATTACATGAAGCCACGGGTGTTGATCTCTCAGAGTTGTATCAGGAAGCGGTGTATGGCACCAATGATTTGCCCCTCGCAGAGCTATTCGAGCCATTCGAAGTAACGCTTGAGGCTGATACGGCCAATAACTTGCCTTCAATTGGCATGCGCGTGCGCGAAGGGGGGTGGGTTGAGGTTGTCTATGAGGGGGGGGCGGCGCAACGAGCTGGCTTATCCGCCGGGGATAAGTTAGTGGCGCTTGATGGCTTGCGCGTAGGTGGCCGTAATCTCGATGCGCTACTGGCACGCTATCAAACAGCTGATCAATTTGAGGTCCATATTTTTCGGCGTGATGAATTGCGTTGCGTGCAGCTCACGCTGGATCCGCCAGAGGTTGCGAGTTACCGGTTACATGCTTCGGAGTCACGCAGTGAGGCATGCAAATTGCGTGCTGCATGGTTATCTGGATAA
- a CDS encoding uracil-DNA glycosylase codes for MNVKLETGLAAQFAALPPAWHAYLAPFIASSSYPALCRFVDGERAQGKTIYPNDVFHALNLTTPAEVKVVIIGQDPYHGEEHGIPQAHGLAFSVLPGVRSPPSLRNIFKEIKANFGHPIPLHGCLESWARQGVLLLNTVLTVERGHAGSHAKQGWEACTNILIQQLAAQHENLIFLLWGAHAQTKRTLLDPSKHKILEAPHPSPLSAHRGFLGCQHFKLANEYLVNTQRPAINWQLPTTADLSQTAASA; via the coding sequence ATGAACGTCAAACTTGAAACCGGATTAGCGGCCCAATTTGCTGCACTGCCACCTGCCTGGCACGCTTACCTGGCGCCCTTTATCGCCAGCTCAAGCTATCCAGCACTATGTCGTTTTGTGGATGGCGAACGCGCACAAGGCAAGACGATTTATCCAAACGATGTGTTTCATGCATTAAATTTGACCACACCCGCCGAGGTAAAAGTAGTCATCATCGGCCAAGACCCCTATCACGGTGAAGAACACGGCATTCCTCAGGCGCATGGACTCGCATTTTCAGTACTGCCCGGCGTCCGCTCCCCTCCATCATTACGCAATATTTTTAAGGAAATTAAAGCTAACTTTGGCCACCCAATACCCTTACATGGTTGCCTAGAGAGTTGGGCACGCCAAGGCGTACTCTTATTAAATACCGTTTTAACCGTAGAACGTGGCCACGCGGGCAGCCATGCAAAACAAGGATGGGAAGCCTGTACTAATATTCTGATCCAACAGCTCGCTGCTCAGCATGAGAATTTAATTTTCTTACTTTGGGGCGCACACGCACAAACCAAACGCACACTGCTAGATCCAAGCAAACATAAAATCCTCGAGGCCCCTCATCCATCGCCACTCTCTGCTCATCGAGGTTTTCTCGGCTGCCAGCATTTTAAGCTTGCCAACGAATATTTAGTCAATACTCAGCGGCCGGCAATCAATTGGCAGCTGCCCACAACGGCAGATTTGTCCCAAACCGCGGCATCAGCTTGA
- the trpC gene encoding indole-3-glycerol phosphate synthase TrpC, with product MHNILQQIVATKRQEVALAKSQTPIASLRAKVQIMDAPRAFIKALQQRHTAGEAAVIAEIKHASPSKGVLREPFDPADIASLYAQHGAACLSVLTDPLFFQGSAADLQAARNACALPVLRKDFMIDAYQLYETRALGADCILLIAAILETHQMQDLEALAEELGLAVLVEVHDPEELDCALTLNTPLIGINNRNLRTFEVTLDTTLNMRAHIPADKIVVAESGITSSADVGRLRAADVQTFLTGEVFMRAPNPGHALKQLFF from the coding sequence ATGCATAACATCCTGCAACAAATCGTTGCCACCAAACGCCAAGAAGTCGCACTAGCAAAGAGCCAAACTCCAATTGCCAGTCTACGTGCTAAAGTGCAAATAATGGATGCGCCGCGCGCTTTTATCAAAGCGCTGCAGCAGCGACATACCGCCGGTGAAGCGGCGGTGATTGCCGAAATTAAGCACGCAAGTCCTTCCAAAGGTGTCTTGCGCGAGCCATTTGACCCAGCCGATATCGCTTCCCTTTATGCCCAGCACGGCGCTGCTTGCCTCTCTGTACTCACCGATCCATTATTTTTCCAAGGTAGCGCCGCGGATCTGCAAGCCGCACGCAACGCCTGTGCTTTGCCCGTTTTACGCAAAGATTTCATGATTGATGCTTATCAATTATATGAAACACGCGCATTAGGCGCAGACTGTATTTTGCTGATCGCCGCCATACTTGAGACCCATCAAATGCAAGATCTTGAAGCGTTGGCCGAGGAGTTAGGACTTGCCGTACTAGTTGAAGTACATGATCCTGAAGAGCTCGACTGCGCGCTTACGCTCAACACCCCATTAATTGGGATTAACAACCGTAATCTGCGCACTTTTGAAGTCACGCTCGATACTACGCTCAATATGCGGGCTCATATTCCAGCCGATAAAATCGTGGTCGCGGAGTCAGGCATTACATCCTCTGCTGATGTAGGCCGCCTACGCGCGGCCGATGTGCAGACCTTCCTTACCGGTGAAGTATTCATGCGCGCACCCAATCCCGGGCACGCCCTTAAACAGTTATTTTTTTAA
- the trpD gene encoding anthranilate phosphoribosyltransferase, producing MCITPQEALQRTIEHREIFHDEMLHLMRLIMRGEVSPLMTAAILAGLRTKKETIGEITAAAMVMREFAAHVEIADSTHFVDIVGTGGDGLHTFNISTAAMFVVAAAGAKVAKHGNRSVSSKSGSADVLEALGVNLSLKPDQVAACIAETGMGFMYAPNHHPAMSKVAQLRREMKVRTIFNILGPLTNPAHAPNQLMGVFHPDLVGIQVRVMQRLGAQHVLVVCGRDNMDEISLCAPTLVGELYNGSIREYEIQPEEFGLQLASSQALKVTDIESSKAMLLAALDNKPGAARNIVILNAGAALYTANITSSMSAGIDLARETLVSGAARTKVTELVRYTQQFKS from the coding sequence ATGTGTATTACCCCACAAGAAGCCCTGCAACGCACGATTGAACACCGCGAAATCTTCCACGATGAGATGTTGCATCTAATGCGCTTGATTATGCGTGGCGAAGTTTCGCCTTTGATGACCGCTGCCATTTTAGCCGGCCTGCGCACCAAAAAAGAAACGATTGGCGAAATCACCGCAGCAGCAATGGTCATGCGAGAATTCGCCGCCCATGTTGAAATCGCTGACTCCACCCATTTTGTTGATATTGTAGGAACCGGCGGCGACGGCTTACACACTTTTAATATTTCTACCGCAGCCATGTTTGTGGTCGCCGCTGCTGGCGCGAAAGTCGCCAAACACGGCAATCGCAGCGTTTCAAGCAAATCTGGCAGCGCGGATGTGCTCGAAGCGCTTGGCGTCAATCTCTCGCTGAAGCCAGACCAAGTCGCGGCTTGTATTGCTGAAACCGGCATGGGCTTTATGTACGCACCCAACCACCACCCTGCCATGAGCAAAGTTGCGCAACTGCGCCGTGAAATGAAGGTACGCACAATCTTCAATATTCTAGGCCCACTCACCAATCCAGCCCATGCCCCGAATCAGTTAATGGGCGTCTTTCATCCGGATTTAGTAGGGATCCAAGTTAGAGTCATGCAACGCCTTGGCGCACAACATGTATTGGTGGTTTGCGGACGCGACAATATGGATGAAATCTCATTATGCGCGCCCACTTTAGTAGGCGAGTTATACAACGGGTCTATCCGCGAGTACGAAATCCAGCCCGAGGAATTCGGTTTACAGCTAGCCTCAAGCCAAGCGCTTAAGGTGACTGATATTGAATCATCAAAGGCCATGTTGCTTGCTGCACTCGACAATAAACCCGGCGCGGCTCGCAACATCGTGATCTTGAACGCGGGTGCCGCGCTTTATACCGCGAATATAACGTCCTCAATGAGTGCGGGGATTGACCTTGCGCGCGAAACGCTGGTCAGCGGCGCCGCGCGGACAAAGGTTACCGAACTGGTCCGTTACACTCAGCAATTTAAATCTTAA
- a CDS encoding aminodeoxychorismate/anthranilate synthase component II, whose protein sequence is MLLMIDNYDSFTYNLVQYFSELGAEVLTVRNDEITLAEIAALQPNYLCLSPGPSDPQHAGITLAALREFTGKLPILGVCLGHQAIGAAFGGQVVRAQTIMHGKISEIETDGQGVFTHLPRSFKVTRYHSLALERTTLPACLEITATTADGEIMGIRHKTLPLEGVQFHPESILTEHGHALLKNFLESATTH, encoded by the coding sequence ATGTTGCTGATGATCGACAATTATGATTCCTTTACCTACAATCTCGTGCAATATTTCAGTGAGTTAGGCGCAGAAGTGCTCACGGTGCGCAATGATGAAATCACGCTTGCCGAAATCGCTGCTTTGCAGCCTAATTATCTCTGTCTTTCGCCCGGCCCAAGCGATCCACAACACGCAGGCATCACGCTTGCCGCACTGCGCGAATTTACAGGCAAACTACCCATTCTTGGCGTTTGCCTCGGGCATCAAGCCATTGGCGCGGCCTTCGGTGGCCAGGTCGTACGCGCCCAAACCATCATGCACGGCAAAATCAGCGAGATTGAAACCGATGGCCAAGGCGTCTTTACGCATTTACCCAGATCCTTTAAGGTGACGCGCTACCATTCTCTTGCCTTAGAGCGGACCACCTTGCCCGCTTGTTTAGAGATCACAGCGACCACAGCAGACGGAGAAATTATGGGTATTCGACATAAAACGCTGCCCCTAGAAGGCGTACAGTTTCATCCTGAATCAATTTTGACGGAACATGGACACGCCCTCTTAAAAAATTTCTTGGAAAGCGCTACAACGCACTAA
- the trpE gene encoding anthranilate synthase component I, which translates to MTEIEFQSLAAQGYNRIPLIAEALADLETPLSLYLKLAHTERCGAHSFLLESVVGGERFGRYSFIGLPAHTLVRAFGEHCEIVQDDVVRESHEGDPLAFIAAFQKRFKVAQRAGLPRFCGGLAGYFGYDAVRYIEKKLKHTAPPDELGLPDIQLLLTEELAVIDNLAGKLYLIVYANPAMPEAYTQAKQRLRELRTRLNTAVQLPVTSSSVRTEIYRQFKKEEYLQAVRTAKEYIAAGELMQVQISQRLVKPYRDSPLSLYRALRSLNPSPYMYFYNFGAFQVVGASPEILVRREKQGGADKVTIRPLAGTRPRGNTPEQDAQLAAELLNDPKEIAEHVMLIDLARNDLGRIAQTGSVKVTEQMAIEKYSHVQHIVSSVEGDLKPGLDNFDILRASFPAGTLSGAPKVRALELIDELEPAKRGLYGGAVGYMSFSGEMDLAIAIRTGLIHHGNLYIQAAAGIVADSVPETEWQETENKARAVLRAAEQVQDGLDLGF; encoded by the coding sequence ATGACCGAAATTGAATTTCAATCTCTTGCCGCACAAGGCTACAACCGCATTCCGTTGATTGCCGAGGCACTTGCTGACCTAGAAACGCCGCTTTCTCTTTATTTAAAGCTCGCGCACACTGAGCGCTGCGGCGCGCATTCTTTTTTGCTTGAATCGGTAGTCGGGGGGGAGCGGTTTGGCCGTTATTCGTTTATTGGTTTGCCGGCCCATACGCTGGTGCGCGCTTTCGGCGAGCATTGCGAAATTGTGCAAGACGATGTGGTCAGAGAAAGCCACGAAGGCGATCCACTGGCTTTTATTGCGGCTTTTCAAAAGCGCTTTAAAGTAGCTCAACGGGCTGGGCTACCGCGCTTTTGTGGTGGGCTAGCCGGTTATTTTGGTTACGACGCGGTACGCTATATTGAGAAAAAACTCAAACATACCGCGCCACCAGACGAACTTGGCTTGCCTGATATTCAGCTGCTATTGACCGAAGAGCTCGCGGTTATCGACAATTTGGCGGGCAAACTTTACTTAATCGTCTACGCAAATCCAGCTATGCCGGAAGCGTATACCCAAGCCAAACAACGCTTGCGTGAACTACGCACACGCCTCAACACCGCCGTCCAATTGCCCGTTACATCGTCCAGTGTACGCACCGAAATCTACCGCCAGTTTAAAAAAGAAGAGTATCTTCAGGCCGTGCGTACAGCTAAAGAATACATCGCGGCGGGCGAGCTGATGCAAGTGCAAATTAGCCAGCGTCTGGTCAAACCCTACCGGGATAGCCCACTGTCGCTCTATCGCGCGTTACGCTCGTTGAATCCATCACCTTATATGTATTTTTATAATTTCGGGGCGTTTCAAGTGGTCGGCGCTTCGCCCGAAATTTTAGTGCGGCGTGAAAAACAAGGTGGCGCAGACAAAGTCACGATTCGCCCGCTCGCGGGCACAAGACCTCGCGGCAACACGCCAGAGCAAGACGCTCAGCTTGCGGCTGAATTGCTCAATGATCCCAAAGAAATTGCTGAACATGTCATGCTCATCGACCTTGCGCGCAATGATCTTGGCCGCATCGCGCAAACCGGCTCCGTGAAAGTGACCGAACAAATGGCCATCGAAAAATACTCACATGTGCAACATATCGTCAGTTCAGTCGAAGGCGATTTAAAACCAGGGCTCGATAATTTCGATATTCTGCGCGCGAGTTTTCCTGCCGGCACCTTATCGGGAGCGCCCAAAGTCCGTGCACTTGAGCTCATCGATGAATTAGAGCCAGCGAAGCGTGGCTTATATGGCGGCGCTGTCGGCTATATGTCATTTTCCGGTGAAATGGATCTCGCTATCGCGATTCGAACCGGCTTAATCCATCATGGAAATTTATATATCCAAGCCGCCGCCGGAATTGTTGCCGATTCAGTGCCAGAAACCGAATGGCAGGAAACTGAAAACAAAGCACGCGCGGTACTGCGTGCGGCCGAACAAGTGCAAGATGGATTGGATCTGGGGTTTTAG
- the rpe gene encoding ribulose-phosphate 3-epimerase, producing the protein MKHYRIAPSILSADFARLGEEVRQVVDAGADWIHFDVMDNHYVPNLTVGPMVCTAIRPYTEVPIDVHLMVSPTDRIASDFAKAGANIISFHPEASEHIDRTLALIRDHGCQAGLAFNPATPLHYLDHLMDRLDLILIMSVNPGFGGQSFIPEAMNKLKAVRTRIDAYTAQTGREIRLQVDGGVKLDNLAAIAAAGADTFVAGSAIFGQPDYRATINAMRNQLLK; encoded by the coding sequence ATGAAGCACTACCGAATTGCCCCAAGCATCTTATCCGCTGATTTTGCCCGCCTTGGCGAAGAGGTACGCCAAGTAGTGGACGCTGGCGCTGATTGGATTCATTTCGATGTAATGGATAATCACTATGTGCCTAATTTAACTGTCGGCCCTATGGTCTGCACAGCAATCCGGCCCTACACTGAAGTACCGATTGACGTCCATTTAATGGTGTCGCCAACAGACCGGATTGCGTCTGATTTTGCTAAAGCAGGCGCTAACATTATTAGTTTTCACCCGGAAGCTTCGGAACATATTGATCGCACACTCGCACTGATCCGAGATCACGGTTGCCAAGCTGGGCTTGCCTTTAATCCCGCAACTCCGCTGCATTATCTAGATCACCTAATGGATCGACTCGATTTGATCTTGATTATGTCAGTCAACCCTGGTTTTGGCGGTCAGTCTTTTATTCCTGAAGCCATGAATAAATTAAAGGCCGTGCGTACTCGGATTGACGCTTATACAGCTCAAACTGGACGCGAAATTCGACTCCAAGTAGATGGCGGAGTAAAGCTTGATAACCTTGCGGCGATTGCCGCAGCAGGAGCAGACACCTTTGTCGCCGGCTCAGCGATTTTCGGGCAACCCGATTATCGAGCCACGATCAACGCGATGCGTAATCAGTTATTAAAATGA
- the apaG gene encoding Co2+/Mg2+ efflux protein ApaG yields the protein MNQYEFSISVQANYLPEQSDPEQQQFAFAYTITILNAGQVAAQLIARHWVIVDSENHTQEIKGLGVVGHQPLLQPGEQFQYTSGAIIATPVGTMRGAYFCVAEDGFRFDAPIPEFVLHMPRTLH from the coding sequence ATGAACCAATATGAATTTAGTATTTCCGTGCAGGCTAATTATTTACCAGAACAATCAGATCCTGAGCAGCAGCAGTTCGCTTTTGCTTACACAATCACCATTCTTAATGCGGGGCAAGTTGCGGCGCAGTTAATTGCGCGCCATTGGGTCATTGTCGATAGTGAAAATCATACGCAAGAAATTAAGGGCCTAGGTGTTGTAGGTCATCAGCCGCTTTTGCAACCCGGCGAGCAGTTTCAGTATACAAGTGGGGCAATCATTGCAACGCCAGTGGGCACGATGCGGGGCGCATATTTTTGCGTGGCGGAAGATGGCTTTCGTTTTGATGCGCCGATTCCAGAATTTGTTTTGCATATGCCGCGCACCTTACATTGA